From a region of the uncultured Desulfovibrio sp. genome:
- a CDS encoding hydantoinase/oxoprolinase family protein, translated as MSETYVLGIDAGGTHTDAVLLACDAAAEEMVPDGTGADGFGAEALPSARLVASAKARTRHDNLPASVREVLAALAKAAPDCDFGAISRVTLGATLAVNALVQDRADPVGLALSAGPGLDPHRFAMGAHVCVVPGGLDHRGVEVSPLRTAFLPAAVKEWETAGVAAVACVGKFSPRNAAHELAMSEAVRSAAPQMSITVGHRLSGRLNFPRRMATAYFNAAVQRLHNEFLDAVEAALAEAGITASVRLLKADGGAVPLTLSRREPVQSILSGPAASVMGVLALCGGSKAMRQGCSLLLDMGGTTTDMALFVDGSPVVDRDGMLLKGRRTLVRALASVSIGVGGDSLLTVDAAPDAARPVQVGPLREGPAMAFGGSRPTLLDALNILNSAAGPADAQGIHGGDAVAGDVAASIAGIAALAAECSLSPESLAQMAADDALAQVAAAARALTDGINARPIYTLAALKAVREARPQHVWLVGGPAACIARRMSTALNMPVETPPHADVANAVGAALTLPTDALELYADTGRCVLTIPALELTERIGKGYSLSEARQRASALLRERLEAAGISGARVEVTEADIFATLDDAGFGSKDIRVVCQVVPGLSAKVG; from the coding sequence ATGAGCGAAACATATGTGCTGGGCATTGACGCCGGGGGTACGCATACCGATGCCGTACTGCTTGCCTGCGATGCCGCCGCAGAAGAAATGGTTCCGGACGGGACGGGCGCAGATGGATTTGGCGCCGAAGCGTTGCCCTCCGCCCGGCTGGTGGCCAGCGCCAAGGCGCGCACCCGTCACGACAATCTGCCCGCGTCTGTGCGAGAGGTGCTTGCCGCCCTGGCAAAGGCTGCTCCTGACTGCGATTTTGGCGCTATTTCACGCGTGACGCTTGGGGCGACTTTGGCCGTCAACGCCTTGGTGCAGGATCGTGCAGACCCTGTGGGTCTGGCACTTTCCGCCGGGCCGGGGCTTGACCCGCATCGTTTTGCAATGGGCGCGCATGTCTGCGTTGTCCCTGGCGGGCTGGACCACCGGGGCGTGGAGGTCAGCCCTCTGCGTACAGCCTTCCTGCCTGCCGCTGTCAAGGAATGGGAGACGGCGGGGGTTGCCGCCGTGGCCTGCGTGGGCAAATTCTCGCCGCGTAATGCTGCGCACGAGCTGGCCATGAGCGAGGCCGTGCGGTCGGCTGCGCCGCAGATGTCCATAACTGTGGGGCACAGGCTTTCGGGGCGGCTCAACTTTCCCCGGCGCATGGCAACCGCCTATTTCAACGCCGCCGTGCAACGCCTGCACAATGAATTTCTGGACGCCGTGGAGGCGGCCCTTGCCGAAGCTGGCATTACAGCCTCAGTGCGTCTGCTCAAGGCGGACGGCGGTGCGGTGCCGCTGACGCTTTCGCGCCGGGAGCCTGTGCAGTCCATACTTTCCGGCCCTGCGGCCAGCGTCATGGGCGTGCTCGCCCTGTGCGGCGGCAGCAAGGCCATGAGGCAGGGCTGCTCCCTGCTGCTCGATATGGGCGGCACCACAACAGATATGGCGCTCTTTGTGGACGGCTCCCCGGTGGTGGACAGGGACGGCATGCTGCTCAAGGGGCGGCGCACCCTTGTGCGCGCTCTGGCTTCGGTTTCCATCGGTGTGGGCGGCGATTCGCTGCTTACGGTGGATGCCGCGCCCGACGCTGCGCGCCCGGTTCAGGTCGGCCCCTTGCGTGAAGGCCCGGCCATGGCCTTTGGCGGTTCACGGCCCACTCTGCTGGATGCTCTGAACATATTGAATTCTGCCGCTGGCCCGGCTGACGCGCAGGGCATCCATGGCGGGGATGCCGTGGCGGGCGATGTGGCAGCATCCATTGCGGGCATTGCCGCCCTGGCCGCAGAATGCAGTCTGTCTCCTGAATCTCTGGCCCAAATGGCCGCAGACGATGCCCTTGCGCAGGTGGCTGCCGCAGCTCGTGCCCTGACCGATGGCATCAATGCCCGTCCCATTTATACTCTGGCGGCCCTCAAGGCTGTGCGCGAGGCGCGCCCGCAGCATGTGTGGCTGGTGGGCGGCCCTGCGGCCTGCATTGCCCGGCGCATGTCCACAGCGCTGAACATGCCCGTGGAAACACCACCACACGCCGATGTTGCCAATGCCGTGGGCGCGGCCCTGACCCTGCCCACAGACGCGCTCGAACTCTACGCTGATACCGGGCGTTGCGTTCTGACAATCCCGGCGCTGGAGCTGACCGAGCGCATCGGCAAGGGCTACAGCCTGAGCGAAGCCCGCCAGCGGGCCAGCGCCCTGCTGCGCGAAAGGCTGGAGGCGGCTGGCATCAGCGGCGCGCGGGTGGAAGTGACCGAGGCCGACATATTTGCCACGCTGGATGACGCAGGTTTTGGGAGCAAGGATATTCGGGTTGTGTGTCAAGTAGTTCCCGGCCTCTCCGCCAAGGTAGGCTAG
- a CDS encoding GNAT family N-acetyltransferase, whose amino-acid sequence MKIPQGYTIELATADLVPLLAAIEVAAAGIFPPGSIPDHIRSDFTPVDKLHKAVQNSLLWAALDQAGNPVGYAYVRLIDHAALLAQIDVLPDHMRKGIGAALIGLVAGRLRQRKLPALYLTTFTHVPWNAPFYARLGFTALDDADVPQFLKDILEEEKRCGLTNRMGMRLPLAGEGN is encoded by the coding sequence ATGAAAATTCCTCAGGGATACACCATAGAGCTGGCAACGGCAGATCTTGTGCCCCTGCTGGCGGCCATAGAAGTGGCCGCTGCGGGGATTTTTCCTCCAGGTTCCATACCGGATCACATCCGCTCCGATTTCACGCCTGTGGACAAGCTGCATAAAGCTGTTCAAAACAGTCTTCTCTGGGCGGCCCTTGACCAAGCGGGCAATCCTGTGGGCTATGCCTATGTGCGGTTGATTGACCATGCCGCCCTGCTTGCCCAGATTGACGTGCTCCCCGACCACATGCGCAAAGGCATAGGAGCAGCGCTCATTGGGCTGGTTGCAGGGCGCTTGCGGCAGCGCAAACTACCCGCCCTCTATCTGACAACGTTTACCCATGTGCCCTGGAACGCGCCATTTTACGCCCGGTTGGGCTTCACGGCGCTAGATGATGCGGACGTGCCCCAGTTTCTCAAGGATATTCTTGAAGAAGAAAAGCGCTGCGGCCTGACCAACCGCATGGGCATGCGCCTGCCCCTCGCGGGAGAGGGCAACTAA